One window of the Synechococcus sp. CC9311 genome contains the following:
- a CDS encoding NADPH-dependent FMN reductase, giving the protein MVEILEMNKAKANMSDVLVISASNGENLKLAQRFVETAATLGQSANLLDLTTIDLPLFTPRAQTQGTPKAIAPLEAQLMASPRWVICAPEYNGSIPPCLTNAIAWLSVQGDDFRALFNGRPVVIATFSGGGGMELLLSLRIQLTHLGAEVVGRQLLSNHSKPAKDESIQDLLQRLGQKHPIQ; this is encoded by the coding sequence ATGGTGGAGATTCTGGAAATGAACAAAGCAAAAGCAAACATGAGCGATGTTTTGGTGATCAGCGCAAGCAACGGCGAAAACCTCAAGCTGGCCCAGCGCTTCGTTGAGACGGCAGCGACCCTGGGCCAGTCAGCCAACCTGCTCGATCTCACGACCATCGACCTGCCCTTGTTCACCCCCAGAGCCCAAACACAAGGCACACCAAAGGCGATTGCTCCGCTCGAGGCCCAACTGATGGCCTCTCCCCGTTGGGTGATCTGTGCACCCGAATACAACGGCTCGATTCCGCCCTGCCTCACCAATGCCATTGCCTGGCTGTCTGTGCAAGGCGACGACTTCCGGGCGCTGTTCAACGGCAGGCCAGTCGTCATCGCCACCTTCTCAGGAGGCGGAGGCATGGAACTCCTTCTATCTCTTCGCATCCAGCTCACGCACCTCGGTGCCGAAGTTGTGGGTCGTCAATTACTCAGCAATCACTCCAAACCAGCGAAGGACGAGAGCATCCAGGACCTTCTGCAACGCCTAGGGCAAAAACACCCGATTCAATGA
- a CDS encoding pirin-like bicupin family protein, which yields MTTSQSTTHPALVFRPAQERFHSVLDWLESWHSFSFAGHHDPNWMSFGPLRVVNDDTISAGRGFGMHSHRDMEIITVMVEGELQHQDSAGNHGVIQAGDVQRMSAGTGIMHSEINQSDQTCRLLQIWIEPSQQGLDPAYEQRKIALTDQEWIPVLDPNNSEAMAIARPIQLWRLRLAQGESIQLPELAYPQAWIQMINGAISISGGTAANLCQGDGLGFHPTQAEINQIHSSSNQTDLLLFGLI from the coding sequence ATGACTACGTCCCAAAGCACAACCCATCCAGCACTGGTGTTCCGTCCAGCCCAAGAACGCTTTCACAGCGTTCTTGACTGGCTCGAGTCATGGCATAGCTTTTCCTTCGCGGGTCATCACGATCCCAACTGGATGAGCTTCGGACCTCTACGCGTCGTCAATGACGACACGATTTCTGCCGGTCGTGGGTTTGGCATGCATTCCCATCGCGACATGGAGATCATCACGGTGATGGTCGAGGGGGAACTCCAACACCAGGATTCGGCCGGAAACCATGGCGTCATTCAGGCTGGAGATGTGCAGCGCATGAGCGCCGGAACCGGAATCATGCACAGCGAAATCAATCAAAGCGACCAAACCTGCCGGTTGCTGCAGATCTGGATCGAACCCAGCCAACAAGGACTCGATCCCGCCTATGAGCAAAGAAAGATTGCCCTAACCGATCAGGAATGGATCCCAGTGCTGGATCCAAACAACAGCGAAGCCATGGCGATTGCGCGACCGATTCAGCTCTGGCGCCTACGGCTTGCCCAAGGCGAAAGCATCCAACTTCCAGAACTCGCCTATCCACAGGCCTGGATTCAGATGATCAACGGAGCGATCTCGATCTCAGGTGGAACCGCTGCAAATCTTTGCCAAGGCGATGGGCTTGGATTTCATCCAACCCAAGCAGAGATCAACCAAATCCACTCCTCGAGCAATCAAACCGACTTACTCCTGTTTGGATTGATCTAA
- the gcvP gene encoding aminomethyl-transferring glycine dehydrogenase — MTLLEQRVSDASVAEPLSPFVSRHIGPGEQAQQRMLKALGFKDLDSFLRAVVPANIFDALPPVEALPRGCTEASALAELRGLADANQVRRSLIGLGYYDTVTPAVIQRQVLENPSWYTAYTPYQAEIAQGRLEALFNFQTLISELTGLPIANASLLDEGTAAAEAMAMSLSTCRRQEAKRFLVDAAVLPQTLAVLQTRALPIGVELEVVEPEAFRWGDDVFGVLLQLPGRCGRLWDPSACISAAHDSGALVTVAVDPLAQVLLAPVGELGADIAVGSTQRFGVPMGGGGPHAAFFATRDAFRRQVPGRIVGQSRDADGQPAFRLALQTREQHIRRDKATSNICTAQVLLAVMASFYAIHHGPEGLEAMAQKLVALRLQLEQAVRQLGYSLEAKPRFDSFDVYGSMAPQVHRLAAVEGINLRVLPDGASVETAQGFGISLDELSDLDEITRLIAVLAQAVDAPVPSTLGELSSDPLLNVVPCRRESWLQQSVFHRYRSETELMRYIQRLVSKDLSLVHGMIPLGSCTMKLNAASELVPVSWREFAGMHPFAPLDQQRGSQRMVEDLETWLAALTGFAGVSLQPNAGSQGEYAGLLVIRAWHHSRGETSRNVCLIPTSAHGTNPASAVMAGMRVVPVACDDEGNVDVEDLRAKAEQHSASLAALMVTYPSTHGVFEVRIREICALVHEHGGQVYLDGANLNAQVGLCRPGSFGADVCHLNLHKTFCIPHGGGGPGVGPIGVASHLLPFLPGHPFMDCGGEQATQPVSAAPWGSAGILPISWMYLRLMGPYGLRQATAIALLSANYLASRLDAHYPVLFRGESGLVAHECILDLRGLKRTAGLEVDDLAKRLMDFGFHAPTVSWPVAGTVMVEPTESESLEELDRFCDAMIAIRAEAAAIEDGSSDRENNPLRRAPHTLAAVTADSWDRPYSRQQAAFPLPEQASNKFWPSVARIDNAFGDRNLICTCPSVEEMAEPVAMR, encoded by the coding sequence TTGACCTTGCTTGAACAGCGTGTGTCTGACGCGTCGGTGGCTGAGCCACTGTCTCCTTTCGTAAGCAGGCATATCGGACCGGGAGAGCAGGCGCAACAGCGGATGTTGAAAGCGCTTGGGTTTAAAGATCTCGATTCCTTTTTGCGCGCGGTTGTCCCCGCAAATATTTTCGATGCATTGCCCCCTGTTGAGGCTCTTCCCCGTGGTTGCACTGAAGCCAGTGCTCTAGCTGAACTGCGTGGCTTGGCTGACGCCAATCAGGTCCGACGATCGCTGATTGGCTTGGGTTACTACGACACGGTGACACCAGCGGTGATCCAGCGTCAGGTGCTGGAAAATCCCTCTTGGTACACCGCTTACACGCCTTATCAAGCTGAGATCGCACAGGGTCGCCTGGAAGCTCTGTTCAATTTTCAGACCCTGATCAGCGAGCTCACTGGTTTACCGATCGCTAACGCCTCGCTGCTCGATGAAGGCACTGCCGCAGCAGAAGCGATGGCCATGAGCTTGTCCACCTGTCGCCGGCAGGAGGCCAAGCGCTTTTTGGTGGACGCCGCTGTGTTGCCCCAGACATTGGCCGTTTTGCAAACCAGGGCCTTACCTATTGGAGTGGAGCTGGAGGTGGTGGAGCCGGAGGCGTTCCGGTGGGGTGACGATGTCTTTGGGGTTTTGCTCCAACTACCAGGCCGTTGTGGGCGCCTTTGGGATCCGTCCGCCTGCATCTCTGCTGCCCATGACAGCGGTGCCCTTGTCACCGTGGCGGTGGACCCCCTTGCCCAGGTGCTGCTCGCACCGGTTGGTGAGCTCGGTGCCGACATCGCTGTTGGAAGCACCCAGCGTTTTGGTGTGCCGATGGGCGGGGGCGGTCCCCATGCCGCGTTTTTTGCCACCCGCGATGCATTTCGCCGCCAGGTTCCTGGCCGGATTGTCGGCCAGTCACGCGATGCTGATGGTCAGCCAGCGTTTCGGCTGGCTTTGCAGACGCGCGAGCAGCACATCCGACGCGACAAAGCTACGAGCAACATTTGTACGGCCCAAGTGCTGCTGGCTGTGATGGCGTCGTTTTATGCCATCCATCACGGACCAGAAGGGCTGGAGGCCATGGCTCAAAAGCTTGTGGCGCTTCGACTTCAGCTCGAACAGGCGGTGCGTCAGTTGGGTTATTCGCTTGAGGCGAAGCCTCGTTTTGACAGTTTTGATGTCTATGGATCGATGGCTCCGCAGGTCCATCGCCTGGCAGCAGTTGAAGGCATCAATCTTCGTGTTTTGCCTGATGGCGCCTCAGTCGAGACGGCTCAGGGATTTGGAATCAGCCTGGATGAACTCTCGGACTTGGACGAGATCACCCGTCTCATTGCGGTTTTGGCCCAAGCGGTTGATGCTCCTGTCCCCTCGACTCTCGGTGAGCTGAGCAGCGACCCACTTTTGAATGTTGTTCCTTGTCGCCGAGAGTCCTGGCTTCAACAGTCGGTGTTTCACCGATACCGCAGTGAAACCGAGCTGATGCGCTACATCCAGCGATTGGTGAGTAAGGATCTTTCTTTGGTGCACGGAATGATCCCCCTAGGGAGTTGCACGATGAAGCTCAATGCGGCTTCAGAACTTGTTCCTGTGAGTTGGCGCGAGTTTGCTGGGATGCATCCCTTTGCTCCTTTGGATCAGCAGAGGGGGTCTCAGCGAATGGTTGAGGACCTCGAAACGTGGTTGGCTGCACTCACTGGTTTTGCAGGTGTGTCGCTCCAGCCCAATGCTGGATCGCAGGGGGAATATGCAGGGCTGCTCGTGATTCGTGCCTGGCATCACTCCCGTGGCGAGACCTCCAGAAATGTTTGCCTGATCCCAACGAGTGCCCACGGCACCAATCCAGCCAGCGCTGTGATGGCGGGCATGCGCGTTGTGCCGGTGGCCTGCGATGACGAAGGCAATGTGGATGTGGAAGATCTGCGCGCCAAAGCGGAGCAGCACAGCGCATCCCTAGCGGCCTTGATGGTCACCTACCCCTCAACGCACGGAGTGTTTGAGGTGCGTATTCGCGAAATCTGTGCGCTTGTGCATGAGCACGGTGGGCAGGTGTATCTCGATGGAGCCAATCTGAATGCGCAGGTGGGTCTTTGCAGGCCTGGCTCGTTTGGGGCTGATGTCTGCCACCTGAATTTGCACAAGACCTTCTGCATCCCTCACGGTGGTGGTGGGCCTGGTGTCGGTCCGATTGGGGTGGCATCGCATCTGCTGCCGTTTTTGCCAGGACATCCCTTCATGGATTGTGGTGGAGAGCAGGCAACTCAGCCCGTGTCCGCTGCTCCTTGGGGAAGTGCAGGCATCTTGCCAATTAGTTGGATGTATTTGCGTTTGATGGGCCCTTATGGTCTGCGTCAGGCCACTGCCATCGCACTTCTCTCCGCCAACTATTTAGCCAGTCGCTTGGATGCGCACTACCCAGTGCTGTTTCGAGGGGAGAGTGGGCTAGTGGCCCATGAATGCATCCTTGACCTGCGGGGCCTGAAGCGAACCGCAGGATTGGAAGTGGATGATCTGGCGAAACGTTTGATGGACTTTGGCTTTCACGCCCCCACGGTGAGTTGGCCTGTGGCGGGCACGGTGATGGTGGAACCCACTGAAAGCGAGAGTTTGGAAGAGCTGGATCGCTTCTGCGACGCGATGATTGCGATCCGCGCTGAAGCTGCAGCAATCGAAGATGGATCCAGTGATCGGGAGAACAACCCTCTGCGCCGTGCACCGCACACCTTGGCTGCGGTCACCGCTGACAGCTGGGATCGTCCCTATAGCCGGCAGCAGGCTGCATTTCCGCTTCCTGAGCAAGCCAGCAACAAGTTTTGGCCTTCAGTGGCACGCATCGACAACGCCTTTGGCGATCGAAATCTAATTTGCACGTGTCCAAGCGTTGAAGAGATGGCCGAACCCGTTGCAATGCGGTAA
- the gcvH gene encoding glycine cleavage system protein GcvH yields the protein MAFDFPDQFRFADSHEYVRQEAELVRVGLSAYAVDQLGDIVFVDLPEVGDDLSRGTSFGTVESVKAVEEMYAPITGKVIQRNEAVLANPEELQNDPHGEGWLLVIRPSELAQIEELMDSATYSAKVAAA from the coding sequence ATGGCCTTCGACTTCCCCGACCAGTTTCGGTTCGCCGACAGTCATGAATATGTCCGACAGGAAGCGGAGCTTGTGCGGGTTGGACTGAGCGCCTATGCCGTTGATCAGCTCGGTGACATTGTGTTCGTGGATCTGCCAGAGGTGGGGGATGATCTCAGCCGTGGAACCAGCTTTGGAACCGTGGAATCGGTGAAGGCCGTTGAGGAGATGTACGCGCCAATCACGGGCAAAGTGATTCAGCGCAATGAAGCAGTCTTAGCCAATCCTGAGGAGCTTCAAAACGATCCTCATGGGGAGGGTTGGCTCCTGGTCATTCGCCCGTCAGAACTTGCCCAGATTGAAGAGTTGATGGATTCCGCGACTTACTCCGCCAAGGTGGCGGCTGCATAA
- a CDS encoding methionine gamma-lyase family protein: MDSNPVDGAMAAATVEEWARARILQARDRLRPMAEQRTAGVSVRLEKVLNAFAAERVGTQHFASVSGYGHGDQGREVLDRVFARVLGAEAAAVRLQFVSGTHAIAAALFGVLRPGERMLSITGRPYDTLEEVIGLRGEGQGSLRDFGVQYEELPLLDSGAVDEGALDAALETPRKLVLIQRSCGYSWRPSLSIHTIERLCERIHARQPDCVCFVDNCYGELVEEREPPEVGADLVAGSLIKNLGGTIAPAGGYVAGRASLVEQACCRLTAPGIGSEGGSGFDLHRLLLQGLFLAPQMVAEALIGADLVAAVFADLGYPVQPSAGEPRSDLIQAVQIGNPDALKLICRAFQGVSPVGSYLDPVPAPMPGYASDLVMAGGTFIDGSTSEFSADAPLREPFNLYVQGGTHRSHVELALIRALCALMTAGWVDLAQTG, encoded by the coding sequence ATGGATTCAAATCCTGTGGATGGCGCAATGGCTGCTGCGACCGTTGAGGAGTGGGCGCGAGCGCGCATTTTGCAAGCGAGAGATCGGCTCAGGCCCATGGCAGAGCAACGCACGGCGGGTGTTTCGGTTCGCTTGGAAAAGGTGCTGAATGCCTTCGCTGCTGAGCGAGTTGGGACCCAGCATTTCGCGTCTGTGAGCGGCTATGGCCATGGCGATCAGGGGCGAGAGGTGCTTGATCGTGTCTTTGCCAGGGTGCTGGGTGCTGAAGCTGCAGCTGTGCGCCTTCAGTTTGTGAGTGGCACCCATGCGATTGCTGCAGCTCTATTCGGGGTGTTGCGCCCTGGGGAGCGGATGCTCTCGATTACGGGCCGTCCTTACGACACCCTTGAAGAGGTGATTGGCTTGAGGGGAGAGGGGCAGGGATCTCTCCGTGACTTCGGCGTGCAGTACGAAGAACTTCCCCTGCTCGACTCTGGAGCGGTCGATGAGGGGGCTTTGGATGCGGCTTTAGAGACCCCTCGCAAGCTGGTGTTGATTCAGCGCAGCTGTGGCTACAGCTGGCGCCCATCGCTCTCCATCCACACGATCGAACGCCTCTGTGAGCGTATTCATGCCCGCCAGCCCGATTGCGTTTGTTTCGTGGACAACTGTTATGGGGAGCTTGTCGAAGAGCGGGAACCTCCTGAGGTCGGTGCCGACTTAGTGGCTGGTTCGTTGATCAAGAATCTCGGTGGCACCATCGCTCCAGCAGGGGGCTACGTGGCAGGTCGGGCTTCCTTGGTGGAACAGGCCTGCTGCAGGCTGACAGCACCAGGAATTGGGAGCGAGGGCGGTAGCGGTTTTGACCTGCATCGCTTGCTGTTGCAGGGCTTGTTTCTTGCGCCGCAGATGGTGGCGGAAGCCTTGATCGGTGCTGATTTGGTGGCGGCTGTGTTTGCTGATCTTGGCTATCCGGTCCAGCCTTCTGCAGGGGAGCCCCGTAGTGATCTCATTCAGGCGGTGCAGATCGGAAACCCAGACGCCTTGAAATTGATTTGTCGGGCTTTTCAGGGGGTCTCACCCGTGGGCTCCTATCTCGACCCGGTGCCTGCGCCGATGCCTGGATATGCCAGTGATTTGGTGATGGCCGGCGGCACCTTCATCGATGGCAGCACCAGTGAATTTTCTGCGGATGCTCCCCTGCGAGAGCCGTTCAATCTCTATGTGCAAGGAGGAACCCATCGCTCCCATGTCGAGCTGGCTCTGATCAGGGCTCTTTGCGCGTTGATGACGGCAGGTTGGGTTGATCTGGCGCAGACTGGTTAG
- a CDS encoding acyl-CoA desaturase — protein sequence MAPRQMLPSHQRRLKGGTTSFMVVIHVLATVALLPRFWSWQGLVAFGVLYWTTVLGVTLGLHRLVAHRSFEVPGWLERVLVVMGTLACQSGPIDWVALHRHHHRFSDQPNDHHDAGRGLWWSHSEWMLHDIPALKEKHRYAGDLLSDRFYVWLDRWFLVLQIPLGLALYWYGETAGVHGGGVGLVLWAIPLRLAVVYHVTWLVNSATHAFGYRNFNSPDLSRNCWWVAVLSFGEGWHNNHHAYPNSARHGLRWFEFDITWMHIRLLRRLGLTRKVRQARYIG from the coding sequence ATGGCACCGCGTCAGATGCTTCCCTCACACCAGCGCCGCCTTAAAGGGGGGACCACCAGCTTCATGGTTGTCATCCACGTGCTGGCAACGGTGGCCTTACTTCCACGCTTTTGGAGCTGGCAGGGTCTGGTTGCCTTCGGCGTTTTGTATTGGACGACCGTGCTGGGCGTAACCCTGGGTCTGCATCGGCTGGTGGCGCACCGCAGCTTTGAAGTGCCCGGCTGGCTTGAGCGGGTTCTCGTGGTGATGGGCACCCTGGCCTGCCAGAGCGGACCGATCGATTGGGTGGCGTTGCATCGCCACCATCACCGCTTTTCGGATCAACCCAATGATCACCACGATGCGGGACGGGGATTGTGGTGGAGTCACAGCGAGTGGATGCTCCACGACATCCCTGCGTTGAAAGAAAAGCATCGCTATGCGGGCGATCTGCTGAGTGATCGTTTCTATGTATGGCTTGACCGCTGGTTCCTTGTGCTCCAAATCCCACTGGGGTTAGCTCTGTATTGGTACGGAGAAACAGCAGGAGTACACGGTGGAGGAGTTGGTCTCGTTCTGTGGGCCATCCCCTTACGTCTCGCCGTTGTGTATCACGTGACTTGGTTGGTGAATTCCGCCACTCACGCCTTTGGCTACAGGAATTTCAACAGTCCTGATCTTTCACGTAACTGCTGGTGGGTGGCCGTGCTGTCCTTTGGAGAGGGCTGGCATAACAACCACCATGCCTATCCAAATAGCGCCCGCCACGGGCTTCGTTGGTTCGAATTCGACATCACGTGGATGCACATTCGTCTGCTTCGCAGACTTGGACTCACGCGCAAAGTGCGACAAGCCCGCTACATCGGCTAA